One Procambarus clarkii isolate CNS0578487 chromosome 15, FALCON_Pclarkii_2.0, whole genome shotgun sequence DNA segment encodes these proteins:
- the LOC138365055 gene encoding cation channel sperm-associated protein 1-like, whose translation MVTLSKLHGHTQHHSNKLHGHTQRHSNKLHGHTQHHSSKFHGHTQHHSSKLHGHTLHHSSKLHGHTQRHSNKLHGHTQHHSSKLHGHTQRHSSKLHGHTQRHSSKLHGHTQRHSSKLHGHTQRHSNKLHGHTQHHSSKLHGHTQCHSNKLHGHSITAASFMVTLSVTVASFMVTLSVTATSFMVTASQQQASWSHSASQQQAS comes from the coding sequence ATGGTCACACTCAGCAAGCTTCAtggtcacactcagcatcacAGCAACAAGCTTCATGGTCACACTCAGCGTCACAGCAACAAGCTTCAtggtcacactcagcatcacAGCAGCAAGTTTCAtggtcacactcagcatcacAGCAGCAAGCTTCATGGTCACACTCTGCATCACAGCAGCAAGCTTCATGGTCACACTCAGCGTCACAGCAACAAGCTTCAtggtcacactcagcatcacAGCAGCAAGCTTCATGGTCACACTCAGCGTCACAGTAGCAAGCTTCATGGTCACACTCAGCGTCACAGTAGCAAGCTTCATGGTCACACTCAGCGTCACAGTAGCAAGCTTCATGGTCACACTCAGCGTCACAGCAACAAGCTTCAtggtcacactcagcatcacAGCAGCAAGCTTCATGGCCACACTCAGTGTCACAGCAACAAGCTTCATGGTCACAGCATCACAGCAGCAAGCTTCATGGTCACACTCAGCGTCACAGTAGCAAGCTTCATGGTCACACTCAGCGTCACAGCAACAAGCTTCATGGTCACAGCATCACAGCAGCAAGCTTCAtggtcacactcagcatcacAGCAACAAGCTTCATGA
- the LOC138365054 gene encoding uncharacterized protein: MKLVAVTLSVTMKLVAVTLSVTMKLAAVTLSVTMKLAAVMLSVTMKLAVVMESVTMKLAAVMLSVTMKLAAVTQSVTMKLATVMVSVTMKLAAVMLSVTMKLAAVMLSVTMKLAAVMLSVTMKLVAVTLSVTMKLAAVTQSVTMKLAAVTLSVTMKLAAVTLSVTMKLAAAAVMLSVTMKLAAVMESVTMKLVAVTLSVTMKLVAVMLSVTMKLVAVTLSVTMKLAAVTLSVTMKLAAVMLSVTMKLAVVMESVTMKLAAVMLSVTMKLAAVTQSVTMKLAAVMLSVTMKLAAVMLSVTMKLATVMLSVTMKLVAVMLSVTMKLAAVMLSVTMKLAAVMLSVTMKLAAVMLSVTMKLATVMLSVTMKLATVMLSVTIKLVAVMQCDHEACCCDA, encoded by the coding sequence ATGAAGCTTGTTGCTGTGACGCTGAGTGTGACCATGAAGCTTGTTGCTGTGACGCTGAGTGTGACCATGAAGCTTGCTGCTGTAACGCTGAGTGTGACCATGAAGCTTGCTGCTgtgatgctgagtgtgaccaTGAAGCTTGCTGTTGTGATGGAGAGTGTGACCATGAAGCTTGCTGCTgtgatgctgagtgtgaccaTGAAGCTTGCTGCTGTGACGCAGAGTGTGACCATGAagcttgctactgtgatggtgagtgTGACCATGAAGCTTGCTGCTgtgatgctgagtgtgaccaTGAAGCTTGCTGCTgtgatgctgagtgtgaccaTGAAGCTTGCTGCTgtgatgctgagtgtgaccaTGAAGCTTGTTGCTGTGACGCTGAGTGTGACCATGAAGCTTGCTGCTGTGACGCAGAGTGTGACCATGAAGCTTGCTGCTGTGACGCTGAGTGTGACCATGAAGCTTGCTGCTGTGACGCTGAGTGTGACCATGaagcttgctgctgctgctgtgatgctgagtgtgaccaTGAAGCTTGCTGCTGTGATGGAGAGTGTGACCATGAAGCTTGTTGCTGTGACGCTGAGTGTGACCATGAAGCTTGTTGCTgtgatgctgagtgtgaccaTGAAGCTTGTTGCTGTGACGCTGAGTGTGACCATGAAGCTTGCTGCTGTGACGCTGAGTGTGACCATGAAGCTTGCTGCTGTGATGCTAAGTGTGACCATGAAGCTTGCTGTTGTGATGGAGAGTGTGACCATGAAGCTTGCTGCTgtgatgctgagtgtgaccaTGAAGCTTGCTGCTGTGACGCAGAGTGTGACCATGAAGCTTGCTGCTgtgatgctgagtgtgaccaTGAAGCTTGCTGCTgtgatgctgagtgtgaccaTGAAGCTTGCTACTgtgatgctgagtgtgaccaTGAAGCTTGTTGCTgtgatgctgagtgtgaccaTGAAGCTTGCTGCTgtgatgctgagtgtgaccaTGAAGCTTGCTGCTgtgatgctgagtgtgaccaTGAAGCTTGCTGCTgtgatgctgagtgtgaccaTGAAGCTTGCTACTgtgatgctgagtgtgaccaTGAAGCTTGCTACTgtgatgctgagtgtgaccaTAAAGCTTGTTGCTGTGATGCAGTGTGACCATGAAGCTTGCTGCTGTGATGCTTAG